Proteins from a genomic interval of Crassostrea angulata isolate pt1a10 chromosome 7, ASM2561291v2, whole genome shotgun sequence:
- the LOC128192234 gene encoding uncharacterized protein LOC128192234 isoform X3 produces MCFAKICVFFLLNVIFENTLTNVLNHGIIKEAYWGAVWQKTYILHADRKTFLEAKNICESNGMNMYRGTDEKVHLYIKVKAQRLGWHAFEDVWVGLMKHSNSSVWYGAKSSKWVELTITLHGQLFHERQYGVLNMSGPSHSANSNLTYADSCNDRKLGFVCIDLHGKIPSAVEFYPLSALVENGSSQISWQNVTDTECAVNSFSESLCYAATYFPETGICVAECTDMDTVPENVTLVNSTINSTVLLRTYNRVLINNTMTNLTSVSDPGQIPCLPDIQTTTGISTLASTSEHVTSQCPCTCPMTSNISTEDLQQKITQIKENLTVAKTSLSSSQRKLICAPDERQSSMTMGILEAKFT; encoded by the exons ATGTGTTTTGCGAAGATTTGTGTGTTTTTTCTACTGAatgtaatttttgaaaaca CATTGACAAATGTTTTGAACCATGGAATAATTAAAGAAG cATACTGGGGCGCTGTTTGGCAAAAAACATACATCTTACATGCGGACCGCAAAACGTTCTTAGAGGCTAAAAACATTTGCGAATCTAATGGGATGAACATGTACAGAGGGACTGATGAAAAGGTCCATCTGTATATAAAGGTCAAAGCTCAGAGACTAGGCTG GCATGCCTTTGAAGATGTTTGGGTGGGATTAATGAAGCATTCGAACAGTAGTGTATGGTATGGAGCTAAATCATCAAAATGGGTAGAACTAACTATAACTTTACACGGACAACTTTTTCACGAGAGACAATATGGTGTGCTGAACATGTCCGGGCCTTCTCATTCTGCAAATTCCAATCTAACGTATGCTGATTCCTGTAATGATAGAAAACTTGGATTTGTATGTATAGATCTCCACGGAAAGATACCAAGTG CTGTAGAGTTTTACCCTTTGTCAGCATTGGTAGAAAATGGATCTTCTCAGATATCGTGGCAAAATGTAACTGATACAGAATGTGCAGTAAATTCATTTTCCGAGTCCCTCTGTTACGCTGCGACTTACTTCCCAGAAACAGGGATTTGTGTCGCAGAATGTACAGATATGGACACAGTTCCAGAAAATGTTACACTCGTCAATTCTACAATCAACTCCACTGTTCTTCTACGAACTTACAATAGAG TTCTTATCAACAACACAATGACAAATTTGACATCGGTATCAGACCCAGGACAGATTCCCTGTTTACCAGACATCCAAACAACAACTGGTATTTCCACGTTAGCTAGCACTTCAGAGCACGTGACCTCTCAATGCCCTTGTACCTGTCCAATGACGTCCAACATTTCAACGGAAGATCTTCAGCAGAAAATAACTCAGATCAAAGAAAATCTAACTGTCGCCAAAACCTCTTTATCGTCATCCCAACGGAAGTTAATATGTGCACCTGATGAAAGACAATCTTCGATGACGATGGGAATTCTGG
- the LOC128192234 gene encoding uncharacterized protein LOC128192234 isoform X1, translating to MCFAKICVFFLLNVIFENTLTNVLNHGIIKEAYWGAVWQKTYILHADRKTFLEAKNICESNGMNMYRGTDEKVHLYIKVKAQRLGWHAFEDVWVGLMKHSNSSVWYGAKSSKWVELTITLHGQLFHERQYGVLNMSGPSHSANSNLTYADSCNDRKLGFVCIDLHGKIPSAVEFYPLSALVENGSSQISWQNVTDTECAVNSFSESLCYAATYFPETGICVAECTDMDTVPENVTLVNSTINSTVLLRTYNRVLINNTMTNLTSVSDPGQIPCLPDIQTTTGISTLASTSEHVTSQCPCTCPMTSNISTEDLQQKITQIKENLTVAKTSLSSSQRKLICAPDERQSSMTMGILGTCVIIGTLFALVGSDLFKVFFVTVKFLKRKF from the exons ATGTGTTTTGCGAAGATTTGTGTGTTTTTTCTACTGAatgtaatttttgaaaaca CATTGACAAATGTTTTGAACCATGGAATAATTAAAGAAG cATACTGGGGCGCTGTTTGGCAAAAAACATACATCTTACATGCGGACCGCAAAACGTTCTTAGAGGCTAAAAACATTTGCGAATCTAATGGGATGAACATGTACAGAGGGACTGATGAAAAGGTCCATCTGTATATAAAGGTCAAAGCTCAGAGACTAGGCTG GCATGCCTTTGAAGATGTTTGGGTGGGATTAATGAAGCATTCGAACAGTAGTGTATGGTATGGAGCTAAATCATCAAAATGGGTAGAACTAACTATAACTTTACACGGACAACTTTTTCACGAGAGACAATATGGTGTGCTGAACATGTCCGGGCCTTCTCATTCTGCAAATTCCAATCTAACGTATGCTGATTCCTGTAATGATAGAAAACTTGGATTTGTATGTATAGATCTCCACGGAAAGATACCAAGTG CTGTAGAGTTTTACCCTTTGTCAGCATTGGTAGAAAATGGATCTTCTCAGATATCGTGGCAAAATGTAACTGATACAGAATGTGCAGTAAATTCATTTTCCGAGTCCCTCTGTTACGCTGCGACTTACTTCCCAGAAACAGGGATTTGTGTCGCAGAATGTACAGATATGGACACAGTTCCAGAAAATGTTACACTCGTCAATTCTACAATCAACTCCACTGTTCTTCTACGAACTTACAATAGAG TTCTTATCAACAACACAATGACAAATTTGACATCGGTATCAGACCCAGGACAGATTCCCTGTTTACCAGACATCCAAACAACAACTGGTATTTCCACGTTAGCTAGCACTTCAGAGCACGTGACCTCTCAATGCCCTTGTACCTGTCCAATGACGTCCAACATTTCAACGGAAGATCTTCAGCAGAAAATAACTCAGATCAAAGAAAATCTAACTGTCGCCAAAACCTCTTTATCGTCATCCCAACGGAAGTTAATATGTGCACCTGATGAAAGACAATCTTCGATGACGATGGGAATTCTGGGTACGTGTGTTATCATAGGAACACTGTTTGCTTTGGTTGGCAGCGActtgttcaaagtttttttcgtaactgtaaaatttttgaaaaggaaGTTCTAA
- the LOC128192234 gene encoding uncharacterized protein LOC128192234 isoform X2, which translates to MCFAKICVFFLLNVIFENTYWGAVWQKTYILHADRKTFLEAKNICESNGMNMYRGTDEKVHLYIKVKAQRLGWHAFEDVWVGLMKHSNSSVWYGAKSSKWVELTITLHGQLFHERQYGVLNMSGPSHSANSNLTYADSCNDRKLGFVCIDLHGKIPSAVEFYPLSALVENGSSQISWQNVTDTECAVNSFSESLCYAATYFPETGICVAECTDMDTVPENVTLVNSTINSTVLLRTYNRVLINNTMTNLTSVSDPGQIPCLPDIQTTTGISTLASTSEHVTSQCPCTCPMTSNISTEDLQQKITQIKENLTVAKTSLSSSQRKLICAPDERQSSMTMGILGTCVIIGTLFALVGSDLFKVFFVTVKFLKRKF; encoded by the exons ATGTGTTTTGCGAAGATTTGTGTGTTTTTTCTACTGAatgtaatttttgaaaaca cATACTGGGGCGCTGTTTGGCAAAAAACATACATCTTACATGCGGACCGCAAAACGTTCTTAGAGGCTAAAAACATTTGCGAATCTAATGGGATGAACATGTACAGAGGGACTGATGAAAAGGTCCATCTGTATATAAAGGTCAAAGCTCAGAGACTAGGCTG GCATGCCTTTGAAGATGTTTGGGTGGGATTAATGAAGCATTCGAACAGTAGTGTATGGTATGGAGCTAAATCATCAAAATGGGTAGAACTAACTATAACTTTACACGGACAACTTTTTCACGAGAGACAATATGGTGTGCTGAACATGTCCGGGCCTTCTCATTCTGCAAATTCCAATCTAACGTATGCTGATTCCTGTAATGATAGAAAACTTGGATTTGTATGTATAGATCTCCACGGAAAGATACCAAGTG CTGTAGAGTTTTACCCTTTGTCAGCATTGGTAGAAAATGGATCTTCTCAGATATCGTGGCAAAATGTAACTGATACAGAATGTGCAGTAAATTCATTTTCCGAGTCCCTCTGTTACGCTGCGACTTACTTCCCAGAAACAGGGATTTGTGTCGCAGAATGTACAGATATGGACACAGTTCCAGAAAATGTTACACTCGTCAATTCTACAATCAACTCCACTGTTCTTCTACGAACTTACAATAGAG TTCTTATCAACAACACAATGACAAATTTGACATCGGTATCAGACCCAGGACAGATTCCCTGTTTACCAGACATCCAAACAACAACTGGTATTTCCACGTTAGCTAGCACTTCAGAGCACGTGACCTCTCAATGCCCTTGTACCTGTCCAATGACGTCCAACATTTCAACGGAAGATCTTCAGCAGAAAATAACTCAGATCAAAGAAAATCTAACTGTCGCCAAAACCTCTTTATCGTCATCCCAACGGAAGTTAATATGTGCACCTGATGAAAGACAATCTTCGATGACGATGGGAATTCTGGGTACGTGTGTTATCATAGGAACACTGTTTGCTTTGGTTGGCAGCGActtgttcaaagtttttttcgtaactgtaaaatttttgaaaaggaaGTTCTAA